A single Natrinema pellirubrum DSM 15624 DNA region contains:
- a CDS encoding HFX_2341 family transcriptional regulator domain-containing protein, translating into MDVVKRVHVVPLGYEFDRILEPIRDQRADLVYLLEDEGAGGRRASGADRGVEERNATATADYHEELRAELESIVPEVRTRECDLTDVYAVLGDVTTIADVHAEDQVYVNVSGAGTIPAIGATIACMDVSTDAHAYYVEPAEYAHDGTTEPVSFGLDEIEEVPTYPIESPTRDQVAIMEFLAEPSAWEGFHDDRTAPPKKKDLIEYARDRDLAFMADRRSPDERAGEDKGAFRVLDSHVLEPLSEDGYVTIESVGRRRVVELTERGENAYRAFRHKLMDEGGDRR; encoded by the coding sequence ATGGATGTCGTCAAGCGAGTCCACGTCGTCCCGCTGGGCTACGAGTTCGATCGGATCCTCGAGCCGATCCGGGACCAGCGGGCGGATTTGGTCTACCTGCTCGAGGACGAGGGGGCCGGTGGGCGGCGAGCAAGCGGGGCGGACCGCGGCGTCGAGGAGCGAAACGCGACGGCGACGGCCGACTATCACGAGGAACTCCGCGCGGAACTCGAGTCCATCGTCCCCGAGGTCCGGACCAGGGAGTGTGACCTGACGGACGTCTACGCCGTCCTCGGGGACGTGACGACGATCGCGGACGTCCACGCCGAGGACCAGGTGTACGTCAACGTCTCCGGCGCGGGGACGATCCCGGCGATCGGCGCGACCATCGCGTGTATGGATGTCTCGACGGACGCTCACGCCTACTACGTCGAGCCCGCCGAGTACGCCCACGACGGAACGACCGAGCCGGTCTCGTTCGGCCTCGACGAAATCGAAGAGGTTCCGACCTACCCCATCGAATCGCCGACCCGCGACCAGGTCGCGATCATGGAGTTCCTCGCCGAGCCGAGCGCGTGGGAGGGGTTTCACGACGACCGGACCGCTCCGCCGAAGAAGAAAGACCTCATCGAGTACGCGCGGGATCGGGACCTCGCGTTCATGGCCGATCGGCGCTCGCCCGACGAGCGGGCCGGCGAGGACAAGGGTGCCTTCCGCGTCCTCGACAGTCACGTCCTCGAGCCCCTCTCGGAGGACGGCTACGTCACGATCGAGTCGGTCGGCCGCCGCCGTGTCGTCGAACTAACCGAGCGCGGCGAGAACGCCTACCGGGCGTTCCGGCACAAGCTCATGGACGAGGGCGGCGACCGACGGTAG